In a genomic window of Halorientalis sp. IM1011:
- a CDS encoding phage integrase SAM-like domain-containing protein, producing MDRNTSTGRAKLTPLADSFDRYLQDKGKGRGGDGGNYRRNAERELQRFAEWTAGDRGDDDWTGIVPADAGREPAFGDLDERTFREYARHLAGDRGLKQNTVQTYYAYISAWCGWCVNEGYLEAHYAQRASATAPLPEDDGRKPGDQQAWTPEQRHSLTHYVDEQARDAVESYTTLPQDTAQADKQRARYRALKATRDRALVYLIAYTAVRVGELLRDPDDPRRRGVRWEDLNLDDGSMDVYRKKQQWDAASLPDPVIHPLQQYRKLLAPPTERWPVFPTFDQRTLSSLVQEELADRGLQPDDVDDRRDEFVRDLLLALAADIRPQSITTDGARSILQRLTDDAGIEIDHPRHEYLAPHGGRRGMGEVLVRAFGYTVAARYLDNSEEMVRERYSHIEAGELGDVATEALEEIDNISG from the coding sequence ATGGACCGGAATACATCTACAGGACGAGCGAAATTGACCCCGCTTGCCGACTCGTTCGATCGCTACCTCCAAGACAAGGGCAAAGGTCGCGGGGGAGACGGCGGTAACTACCGGCGCAACGCCGAGCGGGAACTTCAGCGGTTCGCAGAGTGGACCGCCGGCGACCGTGGCGACGACGACTGGACTGGGATCGTTCCCGCCGACGCCGGGCGCGAACCTGCCTTCGGAGACCTCGACGAGCGAACGTTCCGTGAGTACGCACGCCACCTCGCCGGCGACCGCGGCCTGAAGCAGAACACGGTCCAGACGTACTACGCGTACATCTCGGCGTGGTGTGGCTGGTGTGTCAACGAAGGGTATCTGGAAGCGCACTACGCCCAGCGGGCGAGCGCGACCGCCCCACTGCCTGAAGACGACGGTCGCAAACCTGGCGACCAGCAGGCCTGGACACCTGAGCAGCGCCATTCACTGACCCATTACGTCGACGAACAGGCCCGTGACGCCGTCGAATCGTATACAACACTGCCCCAGGATACGGCCCAAGCCGACAAACAACGGGCGCGCTACAGGGCGCTGAAAGCGACACGGGATCGGGCGCTCGTCTACCTCATCGCGTACACGGCCGTTCGAGTCGGGGAGCTGCTACGCGATCCGGACGATCCACGTCGACGCGGGGTCCGCTGGGAGGACCTCAATCTCGACGACGGGAGCATGGACGTCTACCGGAAGAAACAGCAGTGGGACGCCGCCAGCCTGCCCGATCCCGTCATCCATCCACTACAGCAGTACCGAAAGCTACTGGCTCCACCGACCGAGCGGTGGCCGGTGTTCCCGACCTTCGATCAACGGACGCTGTCGAGCCTCGTGCAGGAGGAGCTTGCTGACCGTGGCCTGCAACCAGATGACGTCGACGACCGTCGCGACGAGTTCGTCCGCGATCTCCTGCTCGCACTGGCGGCGGATATTCGACCCCAGTCGATCACGACCGACGGGGCACGGTCGATCCTCCAGCGACTCACCGACGACGCCGGCATCGAGATCGACCATCCGCGACACGAGTATCTCGCACCCCACGGCGGGCGGCGAGGGATGGGTGAGGTTCTCGTCCGAGCATTTGGCTACACGGTTGCAGCCCGATATCTGGATAACTCCGAAGAAATGGTCCGCGAGCGATATTCCCACATCGAGGCCGGAGAGCTAGGTGACGTCGCTACCGAGGCGCTCGAGGAGATCGATAATATATCGGGGTGA
- a CDS encoding DNA-binding protein — MSNGSDPTAVLEALDRAQDAFEMVGRGRTAFEDGISADDDWKTQLTKACRLLEVVETLQAQAGYYTAVIEVSFGAIERSIEAYALAMTNDTLQDFQDHQFSYERAHQIGLFERETAAAMKDLYSENRTESYYGGGRPTEEQAEAMTDLASAVHQFAVSQIREGGVCLCD, encoded by the coding sequence ATGAGTAACGGCTCGGACCCGACTGCTGTACTCGAAGCACTCGACCGCGCACAGGATGCCTTCGAAATGGTCGGACGCGGTCGGACAGCGTTCGAGGACGGAATTAGTGCTGATGACGATTGGAAGACACAACTGACGAAAGCGTGTCGTCTCCTCGAGGTCGTCGAAACGCTCCAGGCACAGGCCGGGTACTACACGGCCGTCATCGAGGTCAGTTTCGGCGCTATCGAACGGTCGATCGAGGCGTATGCACTCGCGATGACGAACGATACGCTGCAGGACTTTCAGGACCACCAGTTCAGCTACGAACGTGCCCACCAGATCGGGCTGTTTGAGCGGGAGACTGCAGCGGCGATGAAGGACCTCTACAGCGAGAACCGGACTGAGAGTTATTACGGGGGCGGTCGTCCAACTGAAGAACAAGCAGAAGCAATGACCGATCTTGCCAGCGCAGTCCATCAGTTCGCAGTGAGCCAGATCCGGGAAGGCGGTGTCTGTCTGTGTGACTGA
- a CDS encoding nucleotidyltransferase domain-containing protein, protein MNRETDSTNSSGAAISLSIPPSDPTLFKHKATSDALLFLTNHRFSDFSLRELATQIGHSHQSVRRAVNVLSANDLVIESPESNQRLVQINRQRLSIPDDPILRIPQSEYHQPVKAAVTELRENINDVVGIILYGSVARGEADRRSDIDLWVLTRSGRAESQREANAIARDLEDSEFDGERYVYDIDVEAVQAIPAYTENIREIVVSGIPIYKTSDFETVENLLLEKGATDE, encoded by the coding sequence ATGAACCGCGAGACGGATAGTACAAATTCGTCTGGAGCAGCTATTTCTCTTTCAATACCCCCTTCAGATCCAACTTTGTTCAAACACAAGGCAACGAGCGACGCCCTTCTCTTTTTAACAAACCACCGATTCAGTGACTTCTCACTGCGAGAACTCGCGACACAGATCGGTCACTCACACCAGTCCGTCCGGCGGGCAGTGAACGTTCTCAGCGCGAACGACCTAGTCATCGAATCGCCCGAGAGCAACCAGCGACTCGTCCAGATCAATAGACAGCGCCTGTCGATTCCAGACGATCCGATCCTCCGGATTCCCCAATCAGAGTATCACCAACCCGTCAAAGCCGCGGTTACAGAGCTCCGTGAAAACATCAACGACGTCGTGGGCATCATCCTCTATGGGAGTGTGGCCCGGGGCGAGGCTGACCGACGGAGCGATATCGATCTCTGGGTGCTAACCCGGTCTGGGCGGGCCGAAAGCCAACGAGAAGCGAACGCCATTGCCCGTGACCTCGAAGACTCCGAGTTCGATGGTGAGCGATACGTCTACGATATCGATGTCGAGGCCGTCCAGGCGATACCGGCGTACACCGAGAACATTCGGGAGATCGTCGTTTCAGGAATCCCGATCTACAAGACGAGTGACTTCGAAACCGTCGAGAACCTCCTCTTGGAGAAAGGTGCCACCGATGAGTAA
- a CDS encoding transposase: MPLAYVQFDAHDRYAGSTSYEMETLFRLFLLKECHGWDHETALVEYLTKHPDFCEQIGLDSVPNQSTLWRSWHKRFTAELQDTVETAARTILIKAQNAGVTVPREPERQSPRHHDENEESDPDDQTVLEQAETVTEHVNRVVFPAFSLDRGEGCEIHENAYWDLQTYLGLRENLAANEGARSFIHESNRDRTPLGHAHREHVRDLPIEQIREMYRQAVSRLLDRVADTEEFFRAGIVAIDITEDDPFTGDRTNHEDEIIGTKENTDEYAYQWATVQLVGNAVPIVLDARPVRKGDTRKEIVEDLLDSGEALVHVDNVLMDREFDSQHILEMLSQRGLSYVVPKRMQTSEKAQAKRLLQRDKDRYETDRKLHLGDNEWHSTTLIYRRKEDSEHDDHQQYSVFMTNRKSGLLSEYGYRWEIESGYKSIKRFMGSTTSKDFGLRFFYFAFACLLYSIWRAVDLLVQVQLTGEYEHSPIVTADNTLTLVKKETGIG; the protein is encoded by the coding sequence GTGCCGCTCGCATACGTCCAGTTCGATGCCCACGACCGGTACGCGGGGTCAACGAGCTACGAGATGGAGACGCTGTTTCGCCTGTTCCTGCTGAAAGAATGCCATGGCTGGGACCACGAGACAGCCCTCGTCGAATACCTCACCAAGCATCCCGATTTCTGCGAACAGATCGGGCTGGACTCGGTGCCGAATCAGTCGACACTCTGGCGCAGTTGGCACAAACGGTTCACTGCTGAACTCCAAGATACTGTCGAGACCGCGGCGCGAACGATCCTCATCAAAGCCCAAAACGCGGGCGTCACAGTCCCGCGCGAGCCAGAACGGCAGAGCCCCAGACACCATGATGAGAATGAAGAATCGGACCCCGATGATCAGACCGTATTAGAGCAAGCTGAGACAGTCACTGAGCACGTAAACCGGGTTGTGTTCCCAGCGTTCTCACTGGACCGTGGCGAGGGCTGTGAGATCCACGAGAACGCCTACTGGGACCTCCAGACCTATCTCGGACTTCGGGAGAACCTTGCCGCCAATGAGGGCGCTCGGAGCTTCATTCACGAGTCCAATCGAGATCGGACACCACTCGGCCACGCCCATCGCGAGCATGTACGCGACCTCCCCATAGAACAGATACGTGAAATGTACCGACAGGCGGTGAGTCGACTCTTGGATCGGGTCGCAGACACGGAGGAGTTCTTCCGAGCTGGTATCGTCGCCATCGATATCACCGAGGACGATCCCTTCACGGGCGATAGGACGAACCACGAAGACGAGATCATCGGGACGAAGGAGAACACCGACGAGTACGCCTACCAGTGGGCCACGGTCCAGCTGGTCGGGAATGCCGTCCCAATCGTCTTAGATGCGCGCCCGGTACGCAAAGGCGATACGCGCAAGGAGATTGTCGAGGACCTCTTGGACTCGGGTGAGGCCCTCGTTCACGTCGACAATGTGCTGATGGACCGGGAGTTCGACAGCCAGCACATCTTGGAGATGCTGAGTCAACGTGGGCTCTCCTACGTCGTCCCGAAACGGATGCAGACCAGCGAGAAAGCACAGGCGAAACGACTTCTACAGCGCGACAAGGATCGGTATGAGACCGATCGGAAGTTGCATCTCGGCGATAACGAGTGGCACTCGACGACGTTGATCTACCGGCGGAAAGAGGACTCCGAACACGACGACCACCAGCAGTATTCGGTGTTCATGACGAATCGAAAGAGTGGCCTTCTCTCGGAGTATGGCTACCGGTGGGAGATCGAGAGCGGCTACAAGTCGATCAAGCGGTTCATGGGTTCGACGACCTCGAAAGATTTCGGCCTCCGATTCTTCTATTTCGCGTTCGCCTGTCTGTTGTACTCGATTTGGCGGGCAGTTGATTTGCTCGTGCAGGTACAGTTGACCGGTGAATACGAGCACTCGCCGATCGTGACGGCTGATAACACGCTGACGCTGGTAAAGAAAGAAACGGGAATCGGATAG
- a CDS encoding twitching motility protein PilT: protein MTTADLPADPSVLNTTVLSNFAYIDQLWVVAGLSGICTVPVVRDELHNGVDDHPYLQSALDILDDEIPVTTVSDTVANREAVVSDHLDPGEAQAFALADAHDGRLLTDDGDARAFAKEQGVTVVGSVGVLLAAIDAGRISEETANEWLSTWIDEIGYYVPYRNITDYR, encoded by the coding sequence ATGACGACTGCCGATCTTCCAGCGGATCCAAGCGTTCTCAATACGACCGTTCTCTCGAACTTCGCCTACATCGACCAGCTGTGGGTGGTGGCTGGACTCTCGGGAATCTGTACGGTACCGGTCGTTCGCGACGAACTCCACAATGGCGTCGACGATCATCCCTACCTCCAGTCGGCATTGGACATACTAGATGATGAGATCCCGGTCACAACGGTCTCGGACACTGTTGCAAATAGAGAAGCGGTTGTCAGCGACCATCTTGATCCCGGAGAAGCACAGGCGTTTGCACTTGCCGACGCACACGATGGTCGGTTACTGACGGACGACGGCGACGCCAGAGCATTCGCGAAAGAACAGGGCGTGACCGTTGTCGGTTCGGTCGGCGTCCTCCTAGCTGCCATTGATGCTGGACGGATTAGTGAGGAGACTGCGAACGAATGGCTCTCGACCTGGATTGATGAAATCGGATACTACGTTCCCTATCGAAATATTACGGACTATCGATGA
- a CDS encoding UPF0175 family protein: MARITGSYPDDLDLLIEGAVKAGVFGGKSDALREFVREYFEDHENERIAAAVALYERERITLGDAARLADVDRWTMRDILREHGVELRLGLVDEEDAAYEAEAATELEFDDEPADTETSDSQ, from the coding sequence ATGGCACGAATCACCGGCTCTTATCCAGACGATCTCGACCTCCTCATCGAAGGTGCTGTCAAGGCTGGTGTGTTCGGGGGCAAGAGCGATGCGTTGCGAGAGTTCGTGCGTGAGTACTTCGAGGACCACGAAAACGAACGCATCGCTGCTGCAGTCGCCCTCTACGAACGCGAACGAATTACGCTCGGTGATGCTGCGAGACTCGCTGATGTCGACCGCTGGACGATGCGGGATATTCTCCGTGAGCATGGTGTGGAACTCCGACTCGGGCTCGTGGACGAGGAGGATGCGGCCTACGAAGCGGAGGCGGCGACGGAACTCGAATTCGACGATGAGCCTGCTGATACCGAGACATCGGACTCGCAATGA
- a CDS encoding transposase, with protein MAPTRESRRTVFRKIAQLSPVDWPTYESGPLFDRTSLPGVESDVRLVAETWFQHDDHESVDSFVHAVPLAYVQFDAHDRYAGSTSYEMETLFRLFLLKECHGWDHETALVEYLTKHPDFCEQIGLDSVPNQSTLWRSWHKRFTAELQDTVETAARTILIKAQNAGVTVPREPERQSPRHHDENEESDPDDQTVLEQAETVTEHVNRVVFPAFSLDRGEGCEIHENAYWDLQTYLGLRENLAVNEGARSFIHESNRKRTPLGHAHREHVRDLSIKQIREMYRQAVSRLLDRIAETEEFFWAGIVAIDITESDPFTGDRAGHEDEIIGTKEKTDEYAYQWATVQLVGNAVPIVLDVRPVRKGDTRKEIVEDLLDSAEAAVHVDNVLMDREFDSQHILEMLSQRGLSYVVPKRMQTSEKAQAKRLLKKGKDRYETDRKLHLGDNEWHSTTLIYRRKENSEHTDHRQYSVFMTNRKSGLLSEYGYRWEIESGYKSIKRFMGATTSKHFGLRFFYFAFACLLYSIWRAVDLLVQVQLTGEYEHSPIVTADNTLTLVKKETGIG; from the coding sequence GTGGCCCCAACACGTGAGTCTCGCCGTACTGTCTTTCGGAAAATCGCCCAGCTATCCCCCGTCGACTGGCCCACGTACGAGTCTGGCCCGCTGTTCGATCGTACGTCGCTCCCCGGAGTAGAATCGGATGTTCGCCTTGTTGCGGAAACATGGTTCCAACATGATGATCACGAGAGCGTTGATTCATTCGTCCACGCAGTGCCCCTCGCATACGTCCAGTTTGATGCCCACGACCGGTATGCAGGTTCGACGAGCTACGAGATGGAGACACTGTTTCGCTTATTCCTGCTGAAAGAATGCCATGGTTGGGATCACGAGACTGCCCTCGTCGAATACCTCACCAAGCATCCCGATTTCTGCGAACAGATCGGGCTGGACTCGGTGCCGAATCAGTCGACACTCTGGCGCAGTTGGCACAAACGGTTCACTGCTGAACTCCAAGATACTGTCGAGACCGCGGCGCGAACGATCCTCATCAAAGCCCAAAACGCGGGCGTCACAGTCCCGCGCGAGCCAGAACGGCAGAGCCCCAGACACCATGATGAGAATGAAGAATCGGACCCCGATGATCAGACCGTATTAGAGCAAGCTGAGACAGTCACTGAGCACGTAAACCGGGTTGTGTTCCCAGCGTTCTCACTGGACCGTGGCGAGGGCTGTGAGATCCACGAGAACGCCTACTGGGACCTCCAGACATATCTCGGACTTCGAGAGAATTTGGCTGTCAACGAGGGTGCTCGGAGCTTCATCCACGAGTCCAATCGAAAGCGGACGCCGCTCGGCCACGCCCACCGCGAGCATGTACGCGACCTCTCCATCAAGCAGATACGCGAGATGTATCGACAGGCGGTGAGTCGACTGCTGGACCGTATCGCGGAGACTGAGGAATTCTTCTGGGCCGGCATCGTCGCCATCGACATTACCGAGTCTGATCCGTTCACCGGCGATCGAGCCGGGCATGAGGACGAAATTATTGGCACGAAAGAGAAAACGGACGAGTATGCCTATCAGTGGGCAACGGTCCAGCTGGTCGGGAATGCCGTCCCAATCGTGCTAGACGTGCGGCCGGTACGGAAAGGCGATACGCGTAAGGAGATCGTTGAGGACCTCTTGGACTCGGCAGAGGCGGCTGTTCACGTCGATAATGTGCTGATGGATCGGGAGTTCGACAGCCAGCACATCCTAGAGATGCTTAGCCAGCGTGGCCTCTCCTATGTGGTTCCGAAGCGGATGCAGACGAGTGAGAAAGCGCAGGCGAAACGACTTCTCAAGAAGGGAAAGGACCGCTACGAGACTGATCGAAAACTGCATCTCGGCGACAACGAGTGGCATTCAACGACGCTCATCTATCGACGGAAAGAGAACTCCGAACACACCGATCATCGGCAGTACTCGGTGTTCATGACAAATCGGAAGAGTGGCCTTCTCTCGGAGTATGGCTACCGGTGGGAGATCGAGAGTGGCTACAAATCGATCAAACGGTTCATGGGCGCGACGACCTCGAAGCATTTCGGCCTGCGGTTCTTCTACTTCGCGTTCGCCTGTTTGCTGTATTCAATCTGGCGAGCGGTTGATTTGCTCGTGCAGGTACAGTTGACCGGTGAATACGAGCATTCGCCCATTGTGACGGCCGACAACACGCTGACACTGGTGAAGAAGGAAACCGGAATCGGATAG
- a CDS encoding PQQ-binding-like beta-propeller repeat protein, giving the protein MAVAWQHEAPDWFRGSFQPIRHGETIFIGGNGLLALDKNTGQRQFSVPGPYHSPPTIASTSIYQTATLGITGPAGIYGLNASGGQALPFTDHRLGGQRWSGPHSSTPGFFEPTEAATPITANGLIYSALPGTNDLVAVNPNSGDIQWQQSSPKDEASSNMYNRPAVYDGIVFVTAWPYQVTAYSARTGDQHWHREISDQMVLPPVATDEGVVIQTRESVQLRAHSDGALLWERTLDGNATDSTPAVADGTIFVADEQESLHALSLSTGQTQWTAPFDGRTTPVVAEDRVYCVDSLWALKAFDRNTGEQQFEYHPSEVPLSPPIVGDGILYLANRSQVLALEEA; this is encoded by the coding sequence GTGGCAGTTGCCTGGCAGCACGAAGCGCCAGACTGGTTCCGGGGAAGCTTCCAGCCAATCCGCCACGGTGAGACGATTTTTATCGGTGGAAACGGACTACTGGCACTTGATAAGAACACAGGCCAGCGCCAATTCAGTGTTCCAGGGCCGTATCATTCACCGCCGACTATTGCGTCGACCTCGATCTACCAGACCGCCACTCTCGGTATAACTGGCCCCGCTGGTATTTACGGACTTAATGCCAGTGGGGGACAGGCCCTCCCCTTCACCGACCACAGACTCGGCGGTCAACGATGGTCGGGACCACACTCTTCGACGCCCGGATTCTTTGAACCAACCGAGGCGGCGACCCCAATCACTGCGAATGGGTTGATCTACTCGGCGCTCCCGGGGACCAATGACCTTGTTGCGGTCAATCCGAACAGTGGAGATATCCAGTGGCAGCAATCCTCTCCCAAAGACGAGGCCTCCAGCAACATGTACAACAGACCTGCAGTGTACGACGGAATTGTATTTGTCACTGCTTGGCCGTACCAGGTAACAGCGTACTCGGCAAGGACCGGGGACCAGCACTGGCATCGTGAAATTAGCGACCAAATGGTCTTGCCACCAGTCGCGACAGACGAGGGTGTTGTCATTCAAACGCGTGAGTCGGTCCAGTTGCGGGCTCATTCTGACGGCGCACTCCTGTGGGAACGAACCCTCGACGGGAATGCGACTGACAGTACACCAGCTGTTGCTGACGGGACGATCTTTGTTGCCGATGAGCAGGAGTCACTGCATGCACTCTCCCTCTCAACTGGGCAAACACAGTGGACAGCACCGTTCGATGGGCGGACAACACCTGTCGTCGCTGAGGACCGTGTCTACTGCGTCGACTCACTGTGGGCGTTGAAAGCGTTCGACAGGAATACCGGCGAGCAACAGTTTGAGTATCATCCATCGGAGGTCCCGCTCTCACCACCGATCGTCGGAGATGGGATCCTATACCTGGCCAACCGTAGCCAAGTTCTTGCCCTGGAGGAGGCATAA
- a CDS encoding Fic family protein → MERDDFDEAAPGEIVPTTTSKGTYSAFRPDPLPPAINTEQLITPLAEATQALGRLHGIGPRVGSREILIEPFIRKEALESSQIEGTHATLSDIYAYEAGQEALIDEDRQQGTQEVVNYLHALTHGLDAITAGDPITVELLCEMHDRLLSGVRGDEADPGELRTTQNFIGSTPYIQDARYVPPPPNEIPDLLEDLLEYANQETNLHPLLRIGLIHYQFETIHPFLDGNGRLGRLLISLLLQRGGLLPEPYLYLSSYFNARRSEYVDHLLAVSQRGDWEEWLLFFLRGVQSQADEAHQRANLLVDLREDYQQRYQSERSENILELVMRLFEDPYLDVNTAAEWLDVEYSTANRLIGQLEDDGILEELTGKERNRFYRASEVFQIINKPIDQL, encoded by the coding sequence ATGGAGCGAGATGACTTCGACGAGGCAGCGCCCGGTGAGATCGTTCCCACGACGACATCGAAGGGGACGTATTCGGCGTTCCGACCTGACCCGCTTCCGCCCGCAATCAATACTGAACAGCTCATTACACCGCTGGCAGAAGCGACACAAGCCCTTGGCCGACTCCACGGCATCGGTCCACGTGTCGGCTCGAGAGAAATCCTTATCGAGCCGTTCATTCGAAAAGAAGCGCTGGAATCCTCCCAAATCGAGGGGACACATGCTACTCTCTCCGATATCTACGCCTATGAGGCCGGACAGGAAGCTCTTATCGACGAAGACAGACAACAGGGTACCCAAGAAGTTGTGAACTATCTGCACGCTCTGACGCACGGATTGGATGCGATCACAGCTGGCGATCCAATCACCGTCGAATTGCTATGCGAGATGCACGACCGGTTGCTTTCGGGTGTCCGTGGAGATGAGGCAGACCCAGGGGAACTCCGTACGACGCAGAACTTCATCGGCAGTACGCCATACATCCAAGACGCCAGGTACGTCCCGCCACCACCGAACGAAATCCCTGACCTACTCGAAGACTTACTCGAGTATGCGAACCAAGAGACGAATCTACATCCTCTTCTGCGAATCGGGCTGATCCACTACCAGTTCGAGACGATTCACCCGTTTCTCGATGGGAACGGACGACTCGGGCGGCTATTGATCAGTCTCCTCCTGCAACGTGGCGGTCTCTTGCCCGAGCCGTATCTCTACCTGAGTTCCTATTTCAACGCACGCCGGTCAGAGTACGTTGATCATCTCTTGGCTGTCAGTCAACGCGGTGACTGGGAAGAGTGGCTCCTGTTTTTCCTGCGGGGTGTGCAGTCGCAAGCAGACGAGGCCCATCAGCGGGCAAACCTCCTGGTCGACCTTCGTGAGGACTATCAACAGCGCTATCAGAGCGAGCGATCTGAGAATATCCTCGAACTGGTGATGCGGCTCTTCGAAGATCCGTATCTGGACGTGAATACGGCGGCCGAGTGGTTAGATGTTGAATACAGCACGGCCAACCGACTGATCGGACAGCTCGAAGATGACGGAATACTTGAAGAACTCACCGGGAAAGAACGGAATCGGTTCTACCGGGCGAGCGAAGTCTTCCAAATCATCAACAAGCCGATCGACCAACTCTGA
- a CDS encoding ATP-binding protein: MTGFVNRERELGRLGTLYESDDATLAVVWGRRRMGKTTLALESVRDRDDAVYYQATRGTADQQISSFINDAAEVYPGITRIREEWEPLFEFLAEQNAVIIIDEFPYLVEQTDALPSILQRVWDHTAKDTATTFVLTGSAIGMMHEYALDGTAPLYGRVAKSPNGEIEVGPLGFGAAMSFFPAYSPVEQVMTYGVFGGTPEYLRAVEDEETLEENITKTLLRRDGGLHEEPENVLHRELDEVDRYFAILKSLAEGNRAKNEIAQGAGISNSSVGYYLNRLNDLRIIERDYPVTVDPDRSRKGRYTITDPLFRFWFRFVYGRTARYEVYGDDAYTDLIEPELPDFVSGTFEQLCQRAVLYAFGDTYRFVEEPGNWWDGGGSEIDIVAPTNGETLLVGEVKFQQEAVGYEILSQLESEASKVDWQPDGGGDPEYAYVLFSRSGFSSAVKEAESERDDLHLISVKDVVELISG, translated from the coding sequence ATGACTGGGTTTGTAAACCGGGAGCGAGAATTGGGGCGTCTCGGTACCCTCTACGAGAGCGATGACGCAACACTGGCCGTGGTGTGGGGACGACGGCGGATGGGAAAAACGACGCTCGCCCTTGAGTCGGTTCGAGACCGCGATGACGCCGTCTACTACCAGGCGACTCGAGGAACTGCAGACCAACAAATTTCGTCGTTCATCAACGATGCTGCCGAAGTGTATCCAGGAATCACACGGATCCGTGAAGAGTGGGAGCCGCTCTTCGAATTTCTTGCTGAGCAGAATGCAGTCATCATCATCGATGAATTCCCGTACCTCGTCGAACAGACGGATGCACTCCCATCGATACTCCAGCGTGTCTGGGACCATACCGCTAAAGACACTGCGACAACCTTCGTGCTAACCGGATCCGCTATCGGGATGATGCACGAGTATGCCCTCGACGGAACAGCGCCATTGTACGGGCGCGTCGCGAAGAGTCCGAACGGAGAAATCGAAGTTGGCCCGCTCGGATTCGGAGCAGCAATGTCGTTTTTCCCCGCGTATTCCCCCGTTGAACAGGTAATGACCTACGGTGTCTTCGGTGGGACGCCGGAGTACTTGCGAGCTGTCGAAGACGAAGAGACACTCGAGGAGAATATCACGAAAACACTGTTACGGCGTGACGGTGGCCTTCACGAAGAGCCCGAAAACGTGCTCCACCGGGAATTGGATGAAGTCGATCGGTATTTTGCGATATTGAAGTCACTCGCGGAAGGTAACCGAGCCAAAAACGAAATTGCCCAAGGTGCCGGAATCAGTAACAGTAGTGTCGGCTATTATCTCAACCGGCTGAACGACTTACGTATTATCGAGCGGGACTACCCAGTCACCGTTGACCCGGATCGGAGTCGAAAAGGTCGGTATACGATCACAGATCCCTTGTTCCGGTTCTGGTTCAGATTCGTCTATGGGCGGACAGCGCGGTACGAGGTATATGGTGACGATGCCTACACTGACCTCATTGAGCCAGAACTTCCAGACTTTGTCAGTGGAACATTTGAGCAGCTGTGTCAGCGCGCTGTCCTGTACGCATTCGGTGATACGTACCGATTTGTGGAGGAACCTGGGAACTGGTGGGATGGGGGCGGAAGCGAGATTGACATCGTTGCTCCAACAAATGGCGAGACACTCCTCGTTGGTGAGGTAAAGTTCCAACAAGAGGCGGTTGGGTACGAGATCCTCAGTCAACTCGAATCTGAAGCTTCGAAAGTAGATTGGCAACCAGATGGCGGTGGTGACCCGGAGTACGCGTATGTGCTATTCAGTCGGAGTGGATTCTCATCCGCAGTCAAAGAGGCCGAATCAGAACGAGATGATCTTCACTTGATCTCGGTCAAGGACGTTGTTGAGTTGATCTCGGGGTAG